One Salvia splendens isolate huo1 chromosome 1, SspV2, whole genome shotgun sequence genomic window, aatttctttAAATCTCGTGGCCAAAAGAAATTCATCACTTGtgttgagacggagggagtactactattaaaaGATAAAACTCAAGACATTTAATCTTTCTCCCTCCATCCATAATTCTCACTCCgttccactcaagatgtccacattcttgagtgacacgggattttaggattAGTTGTTAGGTGcagtaagtagagagaaaatatagttgaatattttaatgaggaagTGAACATCAtaagtgagacaaactaaaaaggagaggtgaacatcttgagtgagacggatggagtacatgTCACAATTTCCTCTTTTTGAAAAAGtcatctctcacattaatataaatatactccctccgtccctgaaaatttgtcacttatttcctttttcttccGTCCCTAAATatttgtcacattttacttttaccatttttggtagtagaccccacattccactaactcattatcactcccattttattataaaactaatatataaaagtaggacccacatgccactaactttttcaacccactttctattacatttcttaaaaccgtgccgggtcaaatggtgccaaattttaagggactgagggagtactattttttctcttcacttaagacataaattaacatctcctaaaatctcatgtagTTACCCAGGTGTGTCATCTATTATAAGACGTATGGAGCatttattactaataaaaaaCTTAATTGTTtataatacttttaaataaaactaaaatttgaaattggTCCGCTACAATTACTTGAAAAAAATTATTCGTGATAGATATTGTTCCTAATTAATATTTCCTTCGTATGTGAATAGGAGTCTTATTTTTACATATTAGTCCTTCCGTGAACGTAGGTCCAATTAACGGTTAATTGCACTTAGACCTAATTGATGAGTTAAATATGAACCAAAATATACTCTCTATAACTAAGTCCATGTTTATCAGTCATTACCCAATCCAACCATCcacttttttaatatttaattgattagagaaaaaaaaacttttgtCAAATAAGGAAAtaactcaactaccttgggacggagagagtattagtttataaaatgaaatgtgattgagataagttagtggaatgagagGTCTgataccaaaagtagtaaaaagtaaatgagaCACTTATTGTGGACGAACGAAAAAAGGAACTTAGATACTtaatcgtggacggagggagtatgtaccACCGTAGATCCGCcgacatggagtattatattcaaaagagaaaaaaaatttatcttCAAATCACTCTATTCTGCCATAGTTggggcgtttcttttcggcacggagtttaagagaaaaatatttattgtgtTAAATCGAGgaagagaaaagtaagagagatgaagacgTAAAGAGAATAACGTAGAAAAGTGAATATAGTATTCctgaaaaatatttatttttagcaTACTCCtgaaaagtgaataaagtattCCTACACCGTCTCAGTCGCTTGCTGTTGCCCCTTCTGGTCCAGCCACCGTCGCGACTCTTGCTGCCTCCAATGGACGGTCAGTCTCAATGCCACATGCCCCAGCGTCGCCGCCGATTGCAGCATCGTAGTACTGCTGGACGCCGTTGGTTGTGGTGCAACGCTCTCTGCTGTCGGCCAAGCCATTCGTCACTGTTGCTGCTCGAGCATACCTCCATTGTCGCTGTCCGCCGCCGTCGCTGCACCGATGCCGCAGCGGAGCTGACCGCCACCTCCGGCGTGCGGCGCGATGAGAGGGCTGGAGGCGTTCTCGCTGCGGCGGGTGAGAGCACATGAACAAAttgaatattttcaaattatacCCTTCAACCATttttatatgaataaaataatacaatttGGTAATTTTTGGATGAATTATTATGACCACACgattataaaaaatgaatcaGATTAGATTTCTAGCTCGGTCATTAAAATTAGTTCAACGTTGATCAAAAGTCTTAGGAGTAATGTTTTAAGTGTAGCTATATCAGATGCTATTCAGATCTAACCATGGCTACAAAATTAATGCATAAACGGATCATTTTGAGGAAAATGTGTTCATAAACATGAGTATTTTCGTTGGTAAACGAAGTAAAAATTTAACTTGGTACCCCAATTTGTTTCCTTGTGCTTCGATAATATATATCCGCAGTCAAATGGTtggaaatagaaataaatcgttccaaaaaaaataagatgGATATAGAACAGCGGTAAGGATCACCTACAAGGAACACAAATGTGTAAATGTGGTTTGAGTTTTGACTGATGATAAATGATGACCAGTAACGATTTGTATCTCTAACTATATTAATGAATTATAAATTGACATTGAAGTGAAGCATTCGCCATCACACTCGTCTGCCATATTGATTATATATAAATGcattgccaaagtaatttagaGGAAGTATTTGAGGTTGTGCATTTGTGGTCTTCCATATTTTAGTTTTCAATTTCAACAACTTAATACTATACTTTATTATAATGAGTGCGACATGAATGGCATGTGTCATTGCATCGCAACTTTGAcattaatttatgaaattattagAATGGAACTGCGAGCTCAACCACAATTCTAATGTCTGGTAAGAGTCGATATACTCTGTAAACATGTTTCGATTTGcaattataaatatgagaataaatatttttgctacatttattttgcttgttctttATATTGTGTTATATGAGAATTCATGTGGTAAAAATCAAATGCATCTACGTTTTCAATAAGCAAACATGTTCCCTATAGAAGTAAACTAAATTTTACCACCTTGACAATATATCATGACGCTTTGGAGAATGCTGATTTGAAGACTCATGCTTCTGCTACAACGACGTCTCCCCAAGCTTTACGCTCACTGAAATGTCACGGTCCTGTCACTAGGCCAAGACGCGCACAAAATGGAAATACCATATAACATTACATAAAATGGAATTAAGAACAGGTTTAGGTTACCAAAGCAGTGCAATAAAGTTGATAACGAGTGAGCATTGCTTCAACTTGCTTGTGTCATCTCTAGCCCGGCATCTTGAGATGGAGCTATCCAGGACCATGTCTACGCCTTTCCTCATGCCCACGGGATGATACAGATCAACCACGTCAAAACATTTGCTCCTCAAGCTGCCTCTTCCCAGCTTCTATCTCGTTTGTATCATGGATGCAGTTCTATATCCCTTgaattaattattcttttactgAGAAATTATAGTATGGTGTTCAGTTtccaagatacaatctaggattgagttgtgagattattttagtcattggggattagctatgactaattatcccatgattattcatctaggattgagttgtggggttgaatctcattaaccaaacacactacaaatttaatcccggatacaatcttgcaaaccgaacaccccctaagTCTCTTTAAAACCAGCATGCTATAATCAACAAGCGTCCATTTCTACATAAAAATGAAATGCTCCAATCCTATTGTTTATGTGTGTTTGATAAGGTTAGAGACACGCGAGCTCCAAGAATCTGACAGTTTCTTCTCAAAGTCTAACAAAGATGAGCTGGGCCAGCACACCCAGACCTGAAGTGATAAGAACAATAATGCACATAAGAACACTTATTACCAGGATCTCATTAAAAAACCGAAACTCTCTGTATTAGTGGGAAGTGCAAAAGGCAGAAAAAAGATGTATCAAATTTAGTTAAACTTGAACATGTAGCATCCATATTGAAGCGTGCAAAAAAAACTAGTTTTCTGAATTATGTTATTTTGTTAGCTATAATTCACTACACTACCTACCACTCATCAAAAACGGCATGACTGTGCAAACAGAGCAGCACATGAAGAGCCTCTACATCTAAATTTCTAGTGTCAACAGATTGCAGTACATAACTATATTGCCAATTGTAAGCATAGTATATCAAGGTAATAACATTGGTAACCTTGTGAGGTGGACCAATGAAATCATATGGGACACATCTACGGCTGGATACCCaagcaatacacacactaacaACATACTTAGCCTCTCATTCATTTTGATAGAACCACGGAGAAGGAGCAGACTCACCTCTCCCATGGTAATCGGGAACGTCCACCAACTTTTAGTCGAAGAAGAATCCAGCATTTGCCTGGCAAGAGATATCATTCTCTCTCACATATGGTAGATCTCCAAGATCTTTATACCTCCAATTGTAAAGTCGAGCTAAACTAGGCCTAGCTCTTCCGTGGGCGTTGAGCTCAATATAGGGAATTCCCATACGGAAGAATCTTGTGAAAAGACTTTGATCCATATGGCTGTACTTCTGAAAAGCCATATTTTTCACAACAGGAGGCACCTGCCAGGTGGTGATGTCACCAATCGATATACAACGTTTAAGCCGAGCATAACCATCTTCTTGTCTTTGTATCATCCACCGGAAAAAGTCCTGGCTCAGAGGGATCATCATTGCTTGGCTCATGTGTTCAACTGGAGAGAACTGAACAGCCCTTTGCCTTCAATTTTGACTCCAGGCCAAAGAATCTTATCCCGGAGAACAGTAAACCTGCAGCCGTCTTCTTCATGTGGTCTCCAAGCATCTCATCATAGACTATTACATCAGCTTCAATGAGAAATTTGGAATCTTTCATGATTGAGAAGACTTTCCTCGCCTCTTCCATTGTTCCGTGCTTGCACATGCCATAAATAATAGCAGCACATGTAACAGCACTTGGAGGACAACCTTGTTCCACCATTTCATTTACAACTTGAATTACCTTTGTGGCATCATTCGACTTGCAAACGTGGATAATTGTGAGAGTGTACTTAAATTCCAATGGACCACTTTCCACATTGGCCAAGCAGTCACGAATCAGCAACATAGCAGCATCTAACTCTCCCATTTTAGAGAGGCCTTTAACAAGAGATGAATAAGCATCAAGTGAAGGAACAGATGATATTTCGACTATCCTGTTGTACCAAATGCAAGCCTCTTTTACATCTCCAActtcaacaaaacataaaattgcATTACTGTAAGTAGATGAATCGAGTACCATGCCAAGTTCATTAAGTTCATTGAAGAGTGCCAATGCCTTCTTTTCCTCACCATTCTTGTAAAGCGCCTCCATAAGTATATTGTAAACTGGAACAGTAATATACTTTTGCATTTTCAAGTATTCAAACACTTCCAGAGCCACCACGACACCATCCACCCTCTCTACCAAGCCAGAAAAGAATTTGACTAGATACTCAGTGAAAAAAAGCCCAAGTTTCTGCATTTGCTCAAGAAACTCGCAAAATTCTTTTAATCTTTTTGACTCTGCATAAGACACTAAGATGGGATTAACAGAATCAAAATCTGGTTGAAGATCTTCTCGAACTGTCACATGGAAAAGCTTATAAGCTCTGTCAACCTTCTTTGCTGTACACAACCCATTTATTAGGGAGTTATATATTGCCAAATCTGCCCTGTACCCTGATTCCAGTAAATCTTTGAGCAATCCACAAGCTAAACCCACCCTCTCATCTACAACATATGCTTCAATCAGAGTTCCATAAACTGCCCTGTCTATCAAATAATTTCTCTCTTTCATCTCCTTAAACAATTCGTAACCCTTGTCAACA contains:
- the LOC121745223 gene encoding pentatricopeptide repeat-containing protein At4g20740-like; its protein translation is MKPPVPPTPVSKPYFFYGHRKPSQNCPTVRGGLFSNRQTLNPKKLVRPTEEPFDLQKWDPDHRANQTPFHVKDPSERFFILAKNLSPIARYIVDAFRNHKYWTPELVADLNRLRRVTPKLVSEVLKFPDVDPRLSSKFFNWAGKQKGYRHDFACYNAFAYFLNRANHFRAADQVPELMHMQGKPPTEKQFEMLIRMHADAKRGLRVHSVYEKMKKFGVKPRVFLYNRIMDALVKTNHVDLAMSVYNDFKADGLVEENVTYMILCKGLCKAGQMDEVFSLLDKMRKNLSKPDVFAYTAMVKVLISEKNLDGCLMVWEEMLKDRVDPDVMAYTTLVMALCKGNHVDKGYELFKEMKERNYLIDRAVYGTLIEAYVVDERVGLACGLLKDLLESGYRADLAIYNSLINGLCTAKKVDRAYKLFHVTVREDLQPDFDSVNPILVSYAESKRLKEFCEFLEQMQKLGLFFTEYLVKFFSGLVERVDGVVVALEVFEYLKMQKYITVPVYNILMEALYKNGEEKKALALFNELNELGMVLDSSTYSNAILCFVEVGDVKEACIWYNRIVEISSVPSLDAYSSLVKGLSKMGELDAAMLLIRDCLANVESGPLEFKYTLTIIHVCKSNDATKVIQVVNEMVEQGCPPSAVTCAAIIYGMCKHGTMEEARKVFSIMKDSKFLIEADVIVYDEMLGDHMKKTAAGLLFSGIRFFGLESKLKAKGCSVLSS